From a region of the Citricoccus muralis genome:
- the treY gene encoding malto-oligosyltrehalose synthase has protein sequence MHHVTSPQNVPASTYRLQLTADFTLASAREVLPYLRDLGVDWLYLSPMLGSEEGSSHGYDVVDPTQVDDARGGETGLRELAEAVHAAGGGILADIVPNHVGVDTPKDNAWWWDLLKHGQASKYAMAFDIDWAAGDSRIWLPVLGDGTDEDPEAELARLRVVDGELHYYENVFPLAPGTEEAARAAVGNTDGDPAGEEAVARAAHEKQNYRLMPWREADENLNYRRFFAVNSLAGVRVEIPRVFAETHREILSWVRDGLVDGLRVDHPDGLADPGGYFENLRQATGGIYLLGEKILEPGERLPAAWPMDGTTGYDALGEVDRILTDPAGAPELDEVAGRLGGWDRTEDPAGETAAAAEVVWAEMIHGTKRAVVDGMLRSEVERLTRLVPGLIPDDDGSGEHLVHDALAELLACFPVYRSYLPTGRQHLDDAAAEAVRRRPDLAEAVEAFLPLLADPDHPVGERFQQTSGMVMAKGVEDTAFYRYTRLASLNEVGGDPSSFALELERFHELQGDRQARMPRTMTTLSTHDTKRSEDVRARIDVLSEIPGEWVRTLDRLRELAPLGDGPFEKLLWETIVGAWPVDGSPLETQRLADYALKAAREAATRTTWTEQDEEFEAALADLAERATGAGVLRDEIQRIADRIAVPGVTNQVAMKLIQLTMPGIPDVYQGTEIPFPTLVDPDNRRAVDFRERTALLARLDDGWEPEFPAPVELEDGSTRPDGAALAEYAAGLKMLITSRALRARREHPEWFTRYQELDVLGEASDHVVAFTRGGCITVATRWPLGLEDEGGWGDAAVVLPRQTMVDLLTGRRFGGAFADGTTRLAEVFERHPVALLVPEDGNTLR, from the coding sequence GTGCACCACGTGACCAGCCCGCAGAACGTCCCCGCATCCACCTACCGTCTGCAGCTCACCGCGGACTTCACGCTCGCCAGTGCCCGAGAGGTCCTGCCCTATCTGCGGGACCTGGGCGTCGACTGGCTCTACCTGTCTCCGATGCTCGGCTCAGAGGAGGGCTCCAGCCACGGCTACGACGTGGTGGACCCCACCCAGGTGGATGACGCCCGCGGTGGGGAGACCGGACTGCGTGAGCTGGCCGAGGCCGTGCACGCGGCCGGCGGCGGGATCCTCGCCGACATCGTGCCGAACCATGTGGGCGTGGACACCCCCAAGGACAACGCCTGGTGGTGGGACCTTCTCAAGCACGGCCAAGCCTCCAAGTACGCGATGGCCTTCGACATCGACTGGGCCGCCGGGGACTCCCGCATCTGGCTGCCCGTCCTCGGGGACGGCACCGACGAGGACCCGGAGGCCGAACTCGCGAGGCTGCGCGTGGTGGACGGGGAACTGCACTACTACGAGAACGTCTTCCCCCTGGCACCGGGCACCGAGGAGGCGGCGCGCGCCGCTGTCGGGAACACGGACGGTGACCCAGCCGGGGAAGAGGCTGTAGCCCGCGCCGCACACGAGAAGCAGAACTACCGGCTGATGCCGTGGCGTGAGGCGGACGAGAACCTCAACTACCGCCGCTTCTTCGCGGTCAACTCCCTGGCCGGGGTGCGGGTGGAGATCCCACGGGTCTTCGCCGAGACCCACCGCGAGATCCTGTCCTGGGTCCGCGACGGACTCGTGGACGGTCTTCGCGTGGACCATCCGGACGGGCTGGCGGATCCGGGCGGATACTTCGAGAACCTGCGGCAGGCCACCGGGGGGATCTACCTGCTCGGAGAGAAGATCCTGGAACCCGGCGAACGACTGCCCGCCGCCTGGCCCATGGACGGCACCACCGGCTACGACGCCCTCGGGGAGGTGGACCGCATCCTCACGGACCCGGCCGGAGCCCCTGAACTCGACGAGGTGGCCGGGCGTCTCGGTGGGTGGGACCGCACCGAGGACCCCGCCGGGGAGACCGCCGCAGCCGCCGAGGTGGTGTGGGCGGAGATGATCCACGGGACCAAGCGTGCCGTGGTGGATGGCATGCTCCGCTCCGAGGTCGAACGCCTGACGCGGCTCGTCCCCGGGCTGATCCCGGACGACGACGGATCCGGTGAACACCTCGTCCATGACGCCCTGGCGGAACTGCTCGCCTGCTTTCCCGTCTACCGTTCCTATCTGCCGACCGGGCGCCAGCACCTGGACGACGCCGCCGCGGAGGCGGTGCGCCGCCGTCCCGACCTGGCGGAGGCGGTCGAGGCGTTCCTGCCGCTGCTGGCCGATCCGGATCACCCCGTGGGCGAACGTTTCCAGCAGACCTCCGGGATGGTCATGGCCAAGGGAGTGGAGGACACCGCCTTCTACCGGTACACGCGGCTGGCGTCGCTGAACGAGGTCGGTGGGGACCCGTCGTCGTTCGCGCTGGAGTTGGAACGATTCCACGAGTTGCAGGGCGACCGCCAGGCGCGCATGCCCCGCACCATGACCACGCTCTCCACGCATGACACCAAGCGCAGCGAGGACGTCCGGGCCCGGATCGACGTGCTGTCCGAGATCCCGGGGGAGTGGGTCCGCACCCTGGACCGGCTCAGGGAACTGGCCCCGCTGGGAGACGGGCCGTTCGAGAAGCTGTTGTGGGAGACCATCGTGGGCGCCTGGCCGGTGGACGGCTCTCCGCTGGAGACCCAGCGGCTGGCCGACTACGCGCTCAAAGCCGCCCGCGAGGCCGCGACCCGCACCACGTGGACCGAACAGGACGAGGAGTTCGAGGCCGCGCTCGCGGACCTCGCCGAGCGGGCCACCGGCGCGGGCGTATTGCGGGACGAGATCCAGCGGATCGCCGACCGGATCGCCGTTCCAGGCGTGACCAACCAGGTGGCCATGAAGCTCATCCAGCTCACCATGCCCGGCATTCCGGACGTCTACCAGGGCACCGAGATCCCGTTCCCCACCCTCGTGGACCCGGACAACCGCCGGGCCGTGGACTTCCGGGAGCGGACGGCCCTGCTGGCGCGGCTCGACGACGGGTGGGAGCCCGAGTTCCCGGCCCCGGTAGAGCTCGAGGACGGCTCGACCCGGCCCGATGGCGCCGCGCTTGCCGAGTACGCCGCTGGACTGAAGATGCTCATCACCTCCCGCGCCCTGCGCGCCCGCCGGGAGCACCCCGAGTGGTTCACCCGGTATCAGGAACTCGACGTCCTCGGTGAGGCATCGGACCACGTGGTCGCCTTCACCCGGGGCGGGTGCATCACCGTGGCCACCCGGTGGCCGCTGGGACTGGAGGACGAAGGCGGGTGGGGGGACGCCGCCGTCGTGCTGCCCCGCCAGACCATGGTGGACCTACTGACGGGGCGCCGCTTCGGCGGAGCCTTCGCGGACGGCACCACACGTCTGGCCGAGGTCTTCGAACGCCACCCGGTGGCGCTGCTGGTACCAGAGGACGGGAATACGCTGCGATGA
- the treZ gene encoding malto-oligosyltrehalose trehalohydrolase, which translates to MTLPLLSVWAPSAESVELAVTMAPPGAVHGAENRWDGAERFPLDRQDNGWWTPAEPVRAHWTNLASSARGYGFVVDGEGPFPDPRSRCQPDTVHGPSRLVDGAAHPWQDGDWAGRPLRGAVIYELHLGTFTDEGTLDAAALKLDHLVSCGVTHVELLPVNSFGGARNWGYDGVGWYAVDASYGGPAAYQRFVDACHGAGLAVIQDVVYNHLGPAGNYLPQFGPYLTEHSTGWGSGLNLDGPDSDEVRRYILDNARMWFEDYHVDGLRLDAVHALQDTRAVHVLEELAAETDTLSERLGRPLLLVAESDLNDPRLITARPGPGAEGTGGYGLTGQWSDDFHHAVHVALTGETDGYYADFAPLSALAKVLNHGFFHDGSWSSFRQRRHGRPLGEQIPAEALVVCTQNHDQVGNRAAGDRLTASLDEGQLAIGAALLLTGPFTPMLFMGEEWAASTPWQFFTAHRESELAQAVTEGRRREFARMAWSHDAVPDPQAPETFAASTLRWDEAQTGRHARLLELYRTLGRLRAERRELTDPDRSTTRAVVDEERGWVRMDRGIERGDAGADVGPGSVVLLAALGAEPMPIPEELRGYRLLAGHGADGTCTAVPDDARVPPHGFLLLGREGQS; encoded by the coding sequence ATGACCCTTCCGCTTTTGTCCGTGTGGGCGCCGTCCGCGGAGAGCGTCGAGCTGGCCGTGACCATGGCACCGCCCGGTGCAGTCCACGGCGCCGAGAATCGCTGGGACGGTGCGGAGCGTTTTCCCCTGGACCGGCAGGACAACGGCTGGTGGACTCCGGCTGAACCGGTCCGAGCGCACTGGACGAACCTGGCATCCTCAGCCCGGGGGTATGGATTCGTCGTGGACGGCGAGGGGCCGTTCCCGGACCCGCGCTCGCGGTGCCAGCCGGACACCGTGCATGGGCCGTCCCGGCTCGTCGACGGCGCCGCGCATCCGTGGCAGGACGGTGACTGGGCTGGCCGTCCGCTGCGGGGGGCGGTCATCTACGAACTCCACCTCGGCACCTTCACGGACGAGGGCACTCTGGACGCCGCCGCCCTGAAGCTGGACCACCTGGTCTCGTGTGGGGTGACCCACGTGGAGCTGCTGCCCGTGAACTCCTTCGGCGGGGCGCGCAACTGGGGCTATGACGGAGTCGGCTGGTACGCCGTGGACGCCTCCTACGGCGGTCCGGCGGCCTATCAACGCTTCGTGGACGCCTGCCACGGGGCCGGGCTGGCCGTGATCCAGGACGTGGTCTACAACCACCTCGGCCCCGCCGGGAACTACCTCCCGCAGTTCGGCCCGTACCTGACCGAGCACTCCACCGGCTGGGGCAGCGGCCTCAACCTGGACGGGCCGGACTCGGATGAGGTGCGCCGATACATCCTGGACAACGCCCGGATGTGGTTCGAGGACTACCACGTGGACGGACTCCGGTTGGATGCCGTCCACGCGCTCCAGGACACCCGTGCCGTGCACGTGCTCGAGGAGCTGGCCGCCGAGACGGACACCCTTTCGGAACGGCTTGGCCGGCCGCTGCTGCTCGTGGCCGAATCGGACCTGAACGATCCGCGGCTCATCACGGCCCGGCCCGGCCCCGGGGCCGAGGGAACGGGCGGCTACGGCCTGACGGGGCAGTGGTCGGACGACTTCCACCACGCCGTCCACGTGGCCCTGACCGGGGAGACGGACGGCTATTACGCGGACTTCGCGCCGCTGTCCGCCCTGGCCAAGGTCCTCAACCACGGGTTCTTCCACGACGGCAGCTGGTCCTCCTTCCGACAACGCCGGCACGGTCGGCCCCTGGGGGAGCAGATCCCCGCCGAGGCCCTGGTGGTGTGCACCCAGAACCACGACCAGGTCGGCAACCGCGCCGCCGGTGACCGGCTGACCGCGAGCCTCGACGAGGGCCAGCTGGCGATCGGCGCCGCGCTGCTGCTGACCGGGCCCTTCACCCCGATGCTCTTCATGGGCGAGGAATGGGCGGCCTCCACCCCGTGGCAGTTTTTCACAGCGCACCGCGAATCGGAGCTGGCGCAGGCGGTGACAGAGGGGCGGCGCCGGGAGTTCGCCCGCATGGCCTGGAGCCACGACGCGGTACCGGACCCGCAGGCCCCGGAGACGTTCGCCGCTTCGACGCTGCGGTGGGACGAAGCGCAGACCGGTCGGCACGCCCGGCTGCTGGAGCTCTACCGGACGCTGGGACGGCTGCGCGCCGAACGCCGCGAACTGACCGACCCCGACCGCTCCACCACCCGCGCCGTGGTGGACGAGGAGCGCGGCTGGGTGCGGATGGACCGCGGTATTGAGCGCGGGGATGCGGGGGCCGATGTCGGACCCGGTTCTGTGGTCCTGCTGGCGGCCCTGGGCGCGGAGCCGATGCCGATCCCGGAGGAGCTCCGCGGGTACCGTCTGCTTGCGGGCCACGGTGCCGACGGCACCTGCACCGCGGTTCCCGACGACGCCCGCGTCCCACCCCACGGCTTCCTGCTCCTCGGGCGCGAGGGTCAGTCGTAG
- a CDS encoding DUF4032 domain-containing protein codes for MTPRSGLDITTSGTAVDSAALIALPWDVPLAEWPESALAALPRGLSRHVVRFAHLDGAVVAVKETTEFSARREYQLLRRLERLDVPCVEPVAVVAGRTDPDGEPLPTVLVTRHLRFSLPYRAVFSRRLHRDTLTRLIDALALLLVELHLAGFYWGDVSLSNTLFRRDAGAFAAYLVDAETGELHPSLSRGQREHDLELARVNVAGELMDLMSGGLVEGDVDPVATSQLIIDAYRRLWEELTADMSFRPGERWRVEERIRRLNSLGFDVEEYAIRTTRDGSELVLQPKVVDPGHHQRRLLGLTGLDVQENQARRLLRDIDEYRAVNHPEMDEHEAAHRWLTEVFEPVALSIPANLSGKLEPAEVMHQLLEHRWYLSENQSRSVPLDEALESYLHTVLPHRRDEDAVVLHPTTTMLKAVELPSENYD; via the coding sequence ATGACACCGCGTTCCGGTCTGGACATCACCACCTCGGGTACTGCCGTGGACAGCGCGGCGTTGATCGCCCTGCCCTGGGACGTGCCCTTGGCCGAGTGGCCCGAGTCCGCCCTCGCCGCCCTCCCCCGCGGACTGTCCCGGCACGTGGTGAGGTTCGCCCACCTCGACGGTGCCGTGGTCGCGGTGAAGGAGACCACGGAGTTCTCGGCCCGCCGCGAGTACCAGTTGCTGCGCCGACTCGAACGGCTGGATGTCCCCTGCGTGGAGCCGGTGGCCGTGGTCGCCGGGCGCACCGATCCGGACGGCGAGCCCCTGCCGACCGTGCTCGTGACCCGGCATCTGAGGTTCTCGCTGCCCTATCGCGCCGTGTTCTCCCGGCGGCTGCACCGGGACACCCTGACCCGGCTGATCGACGCGCTCGCCCTGCTGCTCGTGGAGCTGCACCTGGCCGGCTTCTACTGGGGGGATGTCTCCCTGTCCAACACCCTGTTCCGCCGTGACGCCGGCGCCTTCGCCGCCTACCTGGTGGATGCCGAGACCGGTGAACTGCATCCCTCCCTGTCCCGCGGCCAGCGGGAGCACGACCTCGAGCTGGCCCGGGTCAACGTGGCCGGTGAGCTGATGGACCTGATGTCCGGCGGCCTGGTGGAGGGGGACGTGGACCCCGTGGCCACCTCGCAGCTGATCATCGATGCCTACCGCCGGCTGTGGGAGGAGCTCACCGCGGACATGTCCTTCCGGCCCGGCGAGCGCTGGCGGGTCGAGGAGCGGATCCGCCGCTTGAACTCCCTCGGCTTCGATGTGGAGGAGTACGCCATCCGCACCACCCGGGACGGCTCCGAACTGGTGCTGCAGCCCAAGGTCGTGGACCCGGGTCACCACCAGCGCCGCCTGTTGGGGCTGACCGGCCTGGACGTGCAGGAGAACCAGGCCCGGCGGCTGCTGCGGGACATCGACGAGTACCGGGCCGTCAACCACCCCGAGATGGACGAGCACGAGGCCGCGCACCGGTGGCTGACCGAGGTCTTCGAGCCGGTGGCCCTGTCCATCCCCGCGAACCTATCCGGCAAGCTCGAGCCCGCCGAGGTGATGCACCAGTTGCTCGAACACCGCTGGTACCTCTCCGAGAACCAGTCCCGGTCGGTTCCGCTGGACGAGGCCCTGGAGTCCTACCTCCACACCGTCCTGCCCCACCGTCGGGACGAGGACGCCGTGGTGCTGCATCCGACGACCACCATGCTCAAGGCCGTCGAGCTCCCCTCAGAGAACTACGACTGA
- a CDS encoding ABC transporter ATP-binding protein — translation MASVELLGITVQYPSARTPALDGLDLCAQDGRFTVIAGDLRSGKSTLLRVVAGQEPPDAGRVLIGGVDVTEVPAHDRDAVIVFQNYALYPHMDVQENMSFALRVAGVPPTERQDRVREAARLLDLEEQLGWTPERLTGPQRQQVALARAVVRRPAVLLMDDPLTALPPALKDHTAELIRSLARTLDVTTLYATAEPGPVASVADRLLRLDSGQLREDTAVS, via the coding sequence ATGGCGTCGGTAGAACTGCTCGGCATCACGGTCCAGTACCCGTCGGCGCGGACCCCCGCCCTGGACGGGCTGGACCTCTGCGCCCAGGACGGCCGGTTCACGGTGATCGCCGGTGACCTGCGCAGCGGCAAGTCCACGCTGCTGCGGGTCGTGGCCGGGCAGGAACCGCCGGATGCCGGACGGGTGCTGATCGGCGGCGTGGACGTGACCGAAGTGCCGGCGCACGACCGTGACGCGGTGATCGTCTTCCAGAACTACGCCCTCTACCCGCACATGGACGTGCAGGAGAACATGAGCTTCGCCCTGCGGGTGGCCGGTGTCCCGCCAACCGAACGGCAGGACCGGGTCCGGGAGGCCGCCCGGCTCCTGGACCTGGAGGAGCAGCTCGGCTGGACACCAGAGCGGCTGACCGGCCCGCAACGGCAGCAGGTGGCGCTCGCCCGGGCCGTGGTCCGCCGGCCCGCCGTGCTGCTCATGGACGATCCGCTCACCGCCCTGCCCCCGGCCCTGAAGGACCACACGGCGGAGCTGATCCGCAGCCTGGCCCGCACCCTGGACGTCACCACGCTGTACGCCACGGCCGAGCCCGGACCGGTGGCCTCCGTGGCGGATCGTCTGCTACGGCTGGACTCGGGCCAGCTGAGGGAGGACACTGCCGTGTCATGA
- the otsB gene encoding trehalose-phosphatase: MTGPGLATALQEFAARESILVALDFDGVMAELVDRAENARPLPANATALAALAGLPGVHTALVSGRALESLLAVASPPESTLLIGSHGAERRLGPEAPPLELDEEQTRALAAVGQVLEPVAARYPESWVEYKPAARVLQVRLARSDEARCRAVSEAEEALSELAGQAGRSELAPFFIGHGKDVLEVAVVRADKGQGLDLLRSVTGAEAVLFAGDDVTDETGFARLDPARDVSIKVGPGETGAQFRIEGPADVATVLEAVRSWRR, translated from the coding sequence ATGACCGGTCCGGGGTTGGCCACCGCCCTGCAGGAGTTCGCCGCGCGGGAATCGATCCTCGTGGCGCTGGACTTCGACGGGGTCATGGCCGAACTCGTGGACCGGGCCGAGAACGCCCGGCCCCTGCCGGCGAACGCCACCGCGCTAGCCGCCCTGGCCGGACTCCCGGGCGTTCACACGGCGCTGGTCTCCGGCCGCGCCCTGGAATCCCTGCTGGCCGTCGCCTCGCCACCGGAGTCGACGCTGCTCATCGGTTCGCACGGCGCCGAGCGCCGCCTCGGTCCGGAGGCGCCTCCGCTGGAACTGGACGAGGAACAGACTCGGGCGCTGGCCGCCGTCGGGCAGGTATTGGAGCCCGTGGCAGCCCGGTATCCGGAATCGTGGGTGGAGTACAAGCCGGCGGCCCGGGTGCTGCAGGTGCGGCTGGCCCGGTCGGACGAGGCGAGGTGCCGGGCCGTGTCCGAGGCCGAGGAGGCGTTGAGCGAGCTGGCCGGCCAGGCTGGGCGGTCTGAGCTCGCCCCCTTCTTCATCGGGCACGGCAAGGACGTGCTGGAGGTCGCCGTGGTGCGGGCGGACAAGGGCCAGGGGCTGGACCTGCTGAGGTCTGTCACCGGGGCGGAAGCGGTGTTGTTCGCCGGGGACGACGTGACGGACGAGACGGGATTCGCCCGGTTGGATCCCGCCCGGGACGTGTCCATCAAGGTCGGCCCCGGAGAGACTGGGGCTCAGTTCAGGATCGAGGGGCCGGCGGACGTGGCCACCGTGCTGGAGGCGGTGCGCTCATGGCGTCGGTAG
- a CDS encoding alpha,alpha-trehalose-phosphate synthase (UDP-forming), producing the protein MPFVEKLAGDPPPPGHSDLVVVANRLAVDRVVEEDGTTSWRRSPGGLVTALAPIMTRQEGAWVGWGGSPEEELDEPLEPFTHEGMHLVPVSLTERELVEYYEGFSNSTLWPLYHDVIARPDFHRQWWDTYQRVNARFAHAAAATAAKGATVWVQDYQLQLVPRILRRLRPDLRIGYFHHIPFPPVEIYAQLPWRRPVLEGLLGADLIGFQRRSDVSNFQGAVRRILGSSFRSNTVQVKEHDGGARTVGAAAFPISIDVDTITDLSQNPDIQARARQIREELGNPSTILLGVDRLDYTKGIRHRIKAFSELLEDGRLSVEDACLVQVASPSREGVDSYKELRDEIELSVGRVNGTYDTMGHTAIRYLHHSYPVEEMVALYLAADVMLVTALRDGMNLVAKEYVAARGGWGGVLVLSEFAGAADQLRKALLVNPHDIDGLKEAIMEATEMSAGEATKRMKSMHRQLITHDVNKWSRDFLDRLGGAVSAERSGPDDGGQQSAFMDTDDDRERRDHEVDEPFDESGPADGSAPGDGR; encoded by the coding sequence GTGCCGTTCGTCGAGAAGCTGGCAGGGGATCCGCCGCCGCCCGGCCACTCCGACCTAGTGGTCGTGGCCAACCGCCTGGCCGTGGACCGCGTGGTCGAGGAAGACGGCACCACCTCGTGGCGCCGGTCCCCCGGCGGCCTGGTCACCGCGCTGGCGCCCATCATGACCCGGCAGGAGGGCGCGTGGGTCGGCTGGGGTGGATCCCCTGAGGAGGAGCTGGACGAGCCGCTGGAGCCCTTCACCCATGAGGGCATGCACCTGGTCCCCGTGTCCCTGACCGAGCGGGAACTGGTCGAATACTACGAGGGGTTCTCCAACTCCACCCTCTGGCCGCTGTATCACGACGTCATCGCCCGTCCGGATTTCCACCGGCAGTGGTGGGACACCTATCAGCGGGTCAATGCTCGCTTCGCCCACGCCGCGGCCGCCACCGCCGCCAAGGGGGCCACGGTCTGGGTGCAGGACTACCAGCTGCAGCTGGTGCCCCGGATCCTGCGCCGGCTCCGCCCGGACCTGAGGATCGGCTACTTCCACCACATCCCGTTCCCACCGGTCGAGATCTACGCGCAGCTGCCGTGGCGCCGCCCGGTGCTCGAGGGCCTGCTCGGCGCGGACCTGATCGGCTTCCAGCGCCGCTCGGACGTCTCGAACTTCCAGGGCGCCGTGCGGCGCATCCTGGGCTCCTCGTTCCGTTCCAATACGGTCCAGGTGAAGGAGCACGACGGCGGCGCCCGCACCGTGGGTGCCGCCGCATTCCCCATCTCCATCGACGTGGACACCATCACGGACCTGTCCCAGAACCCGGACATCCAGGCCCGAGCCCGGCAGATCCGCGAGGAGCTCGGCAACCCGAGCACCATCCTCCTGGGCGTTGACCGGCTCGACTACACCAAGGGCATCCGGCACCGCATCAAGGCCTTCTCCGAACTGCTCGAGGACGGCCGGCTGAGTGTGGAGGACGCCTGTCTGGTGCAGGTGGCCAGCCCGTCCCGGGAGGGCGTGGACTCCTACAAGGAGCTGCGGGACGAGATCGAGCTGTCCGTCGGCCGGGTCAACGGCACGTACGACACGATGGGCCACACCGCCATCCGATACCTGCACCACTCCTATCCGGTCGAGGAGATGGTGGCGCTCTACCTGGCCGCCGACGTCATGCTGGTGACCGCCCTGCGGGACGGGATGAACCTCGTGGCCAAGGAGTATGTGGCGGCCCGCGGCGGCTGGGGCGGGGTGCTGGTGCTCTCCGAGTTCGCCGGGGCCGCGGACCAGTTGCGCAAGGCCCTGCTGGTCAACCCCCATGACATCGACGGGTTGAAGGAGGCCATCATGGAGGCCACCGAGATGTCCGCCGGGGAGGCCACCAAGCGCATGAAGTCGATGCACCGGCAGCTCATCACCCATGACGTGAACAAGTGGTCCCGGGACTTCCTCGACCGCCTCGGCGGTGCGGTCTCGGCGGAACGCTCCGGACCGGACGACGGCGGCCAGCAGTCTGCCTTCATGGACACCGATGACGACCGCGAGCGCCGCGACCACGAGGTCGACGAACCCTTTGACGAGAGCGGGCCCGCTGACGGCTCCGCGCCGGGGGACGGACGATGA
- a CDS encoding DsbA family protein has protein sequence MATSKNQTKAERQQTAREKARQMQEEQRRQEKRRSLMVRWGVVIGVVVVIAVVIGVIFMNSSRSIPDAGPAPSAGNDQGGITLTSTTELAPGEEGLEEVDATTVEIPESTGEQPETVPGAEARPAGEPAQIIVYADANCVHCASFETENAEQLNQWLDAGEATVEYRMLDFLDNPATGNYSSRAANAAACVAENSPENYNSFLSGVFGAYTGHGGQGLSDDELKDMASGLGADIDSCVDGNTYRPYVKYSGAQARAAGVAGTPSVWVQGENWATAEQGQSFTDWAQGIMDAS, from the coding sequence ATGGCGACTAGTAAGAATCAGACGAAGGCCGAACGGCAGCAGACCGCCCGTGAGAAGGCCCGGCAGATGCAGGAGGAGCAGCGCCGCCAGGAGAAGCGGCGCTCCCTCATGGTGCGCTGGGGCGTGGTCATCGGGGTCGTGGTGGTCATCGCCGTGGTGATCGGCGTCATCTTCATGAACTCGTCCCGCTCCATTCCCGACGCCGGCCCCGCGCCGAGCGCGGGCAACGACCAGGGCGGCATCACCCTCACCTCCACCACCGAACTCGCCCCGGGCGAGGAAGGTCTCGAGGAGGTTGACGCCACGACCGTCGAGATCCCGGAGTCCACCGGCGAGCAGCCCGAGACCGTCCCCGGTGCGGAGGCCCGCCCGGCTGGTGAGCCGGCCCAGATCATCGTCTATGCCGACGCCAACTGCGTGCACTGCGCCAGCTTCGAGACGGAGAACGCCGAGCAGCTGAACCAGTGGCTGGACGCCGGCGAGGCCACCGTGGAGTACCGCATGCTGGACTTCCTGGACAACCCCGCCACCGGCAACTACTCCTCCCGCGCTGCCAACGCCGCTGCTTGCGTGGCGGAGAACTCCCCGGAGAACTACAACTCCTTCCTCAGCGGGGTCTTCGGCGCCTACACCGGCCACGGCGGTCAGGGCCTGAGCGACGACGAGCTCAAGGACATGGCCTCCGGCCTGGGAGCGGACATCGACTCCTGCGTGGACGGCAACACCTACCGCCCCTACGTGAAGTACTCCGGCGCCCAGGCCCGTGCCGCGGGCGTGGCGGGCACCCCGTCCGTATGGGTCCAGGGCGAGAACTGGGCCACCGCGGAGCAGGGCCAGTCCTTCACCGACTGGGCCCAGGGCATCATGGACGCCTCCTGA